In one window of Astyanax mexicanus isolate ESR-SI-001 unplaced genomic scaffold, AstMex3_surface scaffold_48, whole genome shotgun sequence DNA:
- the LOC125797535 gene encoding hsp70-binding protein 1-like: protein MAQGNRRHQHNLQGVLRLAVDAGSASDGPTASEPMSQERLEFLRGALAEVCKGQMDEVEQMKQCVSVLLRDDGEMGGEEGEKEEEEEDEREAVLDLLSDLCENLDNARDLMKMGGLEVCLSRCLCHSEAGVRWRAAQLIASCAQNMPEVQEYLLQQGALHTLLQLTDHDTNPTVRVKALYAVSCLVREQEVGLREFLSRDGFSVLMRGMQAESEKLRTKSAFLLLNLLTSNPEHKETVLCMGMVQQLVAVLRSPHSAVHEHVVGVLCCLVEESERGVSDCTDPSLGLEELLNQKVKELKGREESQEELEFCERLRAACFRRQPQEDGGMDR, encoded by the exons ATGGCTCAAGGGAACAGAAGACACCAGCATAATTTACAGGGAGTTTTGCGATTGGCTGTTGATGCCGGCTCTGCCTCCGATGGCCCCACAGCCAGTGAGCCGATGTCCCAGGAG AGGTTGGAGTTTCTTCGTGGAGCGCTGGCAGAGGTGTGTAAAGGGCAGATGGATGAGGTGGAGCAAATGAAGCAGTGTGTATCTGTGCTGCTGCGGGATGATGGAGAGATGGGGGGAGAGGAAggagagaaggaagaggaggaggaggatgaaagAGAGGCTGTGCTGGATTTGCTGTCTGATCTATGTGAGAATCTGGATAATGCTAGAG accTGATGAAGATGGGCGGTTTGGAGGTGTGTCTATCGCGGTGTTTGTGTCACTCTGAGGCGGGGGTGCGCTGGAGAGCAGCTCAGCTCATTGCCAGCTGTGCCCAGAACATGCCCGAGGTACAGGAGTACCTACTTCAGCAGGGGGCGCtacacacactgctgcagctaACTGACCACGACACAAATCCCACCGTTCGCGTTAAAGCACTCTACGCTGTGTCCT GCTTGGTCCGGGAGCAGGAAGTGGGTCTGCGGGAGTTCTTATCTCGGGATGGTTTCTCAGTGCTGATGAGGGGGATGCAGGCAGAGAGCGAGAAACTCCGAACCAAATCTGCCTTCCTGCTCCTCAACCTTCTCACCAGCAACCCTGAACACAAAG agacagtgctgtgtatggGAATGGTACAGCAGTTAGTTGCAGTGCTTCGCTCTCCTCACTCTGCAGTGCATGAACATGTCGTTGGCGTCCTCTGTTG TTTAGTGGAAGAGTCGGAGCGTGGTGTATCAGATTGTACAGATCCCTCTCTGGGGCTGGAAGAGCTACTAAACCAGAAAGTCAAGGAACTAAAGGGGCGAGAGGAGAGCCAG GAGGAGCTTGAGTTTTGTGAACGCTTGCGTGCGGCTTGTTTCCGGCGGCAACCACAGGAGGATGGCGGGATGGACCGCTGA